Genomic window (Candidatus Curtissbacteria bacterium):
CAGGATTTTTAGCGATTCCAATTGCTCGAGACGGAGACACACTTTCCGTCGCGATGAAAGATCCTCTGGATTTGCAGATACTCGAATTTATAGAGAAAAAGACGGGTTTTGCGGTTAGGCCTTATATTGCAACCGCTGACTCGATTAAAAGAGCAATTTCGAATCAATATTCACGGAGTCTTTCGCTCGACGTTGGCGAAGCGCTTAAGGAGGCGGTCCCAACTGTCCCTACTGCGGAACAAGAGGATAAAGAGATTACTGCTGTTTTGGGACAGGCGCCAGTTGCCAAGATCGTTTCCACACTTCTTGAATATGGAATTAAAGTCAGAGCTTCCGACATTCATATCGAGCCTTTGGAAAATGAGACAAGAATTCGTTTTCGAGTAGACGGAATATTGCACGAGAAGTTAATTTTGCCCAAAAAAATTCATGAGGCAATAGTTTCCAGGATTAAGATTCTGGGCAGCATGAAGATAGACGAAAAACGTCTTCCACAGGATGCGCGTTTTAGCTTCAAATCTGGCGATGACGCGATAGATTTGCGTATTTCAACAATGCCTACTGTCTATGGCGAAAAGGTTGTGATGAGGCTTCTTAAAAAAAGCGGCGGCGTACCAACGTTACCTGAATTGGGCTTGCGGGCGATGGCTTTAAGGCACCTTGAGGAAAATATTGCAAGGCCTCATGGAATTATATTAATAACAGGGCCTACAGGCTCGGGAAAAACGACGACGCTCTATTCTATCCTTTCGAAAGTAAATTCGACGAGAGTAAATATTCTAACCTTAGAAGATCCTATTGAGTATCAGATTCCGGGTGTTAATCAGGTCCAGGTTAATCCTAAGGCGGGGTTAACTTTTGCTTCGGGTCTGAGGTCGTTTTTAAGGCAGGATCCTAACATTATTATGGTAGGCGAAATTCGCGACCCGGAAACTACGGATCTTGCGGTTCAAGCGTCTTTGACGGGCC
Coding sequences:
- a CDS encoding ATPase, T2SS/T4P/T4SS family: MADSAPSSDLTTKGPNLPRSRPTTIEDALFAKGILTSQQLGFIKDEIGRRHVPSEEALAQSGWVSDEWIAEAKGQVIGVPFAAPDKSPIAPEILAYLPEESASGFLAIPIARDGDTLSVAMKDPLDLQILEFIEKKTGFAVRPYIATADSIKRAISNQYSRSLSLDVGEALKEAVPTVPTAEQEDKEITAVLGQAPVAKIVSTLLEYGIKVRASDIHIEPLENETRIRFRVDGILHEKLILPKKIHEAIVSRIKILGSMKIDEKRLPQDARFSFKSGDDAIDLRISTMPTVYGEKVVMRLLKKSGGVPTLPELGLRAMALRHLEENIARPHGIILITGPTGSGKTTTLYSILSKVNSTRVNILTLEDPIEYQIPGVNQVQVNPKAGLTFASGLRSFLRQDPNIIMVGEIRDPETTDLAVQASLTGHLVFSTLHTNGAAGALPRLLDMHAESYLIASTVTCVVGQRVIRKICPTCRATRAITPQVLDDLKKSLDDIYDFSKNKIAHLYVGKGCRECNNTGYLGRVGIFEVLVTSEKIATLILTRQPSQAIETQAISEGMITMKQDGYLKVIEGISTIEEVLRVAEE